The following coding sequences lie in one Verrucomicrobiia bacterium genomic window:
- a CDS encoding radical SAM protein, producing MALDVYLTDACNLRCRYCFNWDEPEAPRIGFEDVCSILRAAYQENNRYVSITGGEPFLYKPIFEVLDFAHRLGYWITILSHGGLLDETRIARLRPFWRLRVRISVDGPDRETHDRLRGEGTFDTTMEKIDLLVRHGINVGVGVTVSEGNVEAVPDILRMCVEKKVAFVRCVPVSRVNKGKAARVTSELHEHLLASLIDFALTHADALDWPDPAAAAAPASIPALTTRRCMAGRRFFGIRPNREIVPCPLIAGHPDVPRVVFDGPESFERLGRQMDALFAGMRNRLDGICSTCEFREVCYGGCLAEKLSFDLPMAAGQPVCTKFLLERLRDRYEHAGFDRLVRAWVCQLGSSMEASTSHACMRHAPFWNMNFRVYDRWKETALRFN from the coding sequence ATGGCCTTGGACGTGTACCTGACCGACGCCTGCAACCTCAGGTGCCGGTATTGCTTCAACTGGGACGAGCCGGAGGCGCCCCGGATTGGTTTCGAGGACGTGTGTTCGATCCTGCGGGCTGCGTACCAGGAGAATAACCGTTATGTGTCGATCACCGGGGGCGAGCCATTCCTCTACAAGCCCATCTTCGAGGTGCTCGATTTTGCCCATCGCCTGGGTTACTGGATCACGATTCTCTCGCACGGCGGCCTGCTCGACGAGACCCGCATTGCGCGGTTGAGGCCGTTCTGGCGCCTGCGGGTTCGCATCAGTGTCGATGGGCCGGATCGGGAAACACACGACCGGCTGAGGGGGGAGGGGACGTTCGACACGACGATGGAGAAGATCGATCTCCTGGTGCGCCACGGGATCAATGTCGGCGTCGGCGTGACCGTCAGCGAGGGGAATGTGGAGGCGGTGCCGGACATCCTGCGGATGTGTGTCGAGAAGAAGGTGGCGTTTGTCCGTTGCGTGCCGGTTTCGAGGGTCAACAAGGGGAAGGCGGCGCGGGTCACCTCCGAGCTGCACGAGCACCTGCTGGCCAGTCTGATTGACTTCGCCCTCACCCATGCCGATGCATTGGACTGGCCCGACCCGGCGGCCGCGGCGGCTCCGGCCTCGATACCGGCGTTGACCACGCGGCGGTGCATGGCGGGCCGGCGCTTTTTCGGGATCCGGCCGAACCGGGAGATCGTGCCGTGCCCGCTGATTGCGGGGCATCCGGACGTGCCGCGGGTGGTGTTCGATGGTCCGGAGAGTTTCGAACGATTGGGCCGGCAGATGGACGCATTGTTCGCCGGGATGCGGAATCGTCTGGACGGGATCTGTTCGACGTGTGAGTTCAGGGAGGTGTGTTACGGAGGGTGTCTGGCGGAGAAGCTGTCCTTCGATCTTCCGATGGCGGCGGGTCAGCCGGTCTGCACGAAGTTTCTGCTCGAACGCCTTCGCGACCGGTACGAGCACGCGGGGTTCGACCGGTTGGTTCGGGCGTGGGTGTGCCAGCTCGGAAGCTCGATGGAGGCGAGCACGAGTCACGCCTGCATGCGGCACGCACCGTTTTGGAACATGAATTTTCGGGTGTACGACCGTTGGAAGGAGACGGCGCTCCGATTCAATTGA
- a CDS encoding GyrI-like domain-containing protein, with protein sequence MKDLTLFVRSVRLGAGAGFTALLAGASLLAGALFLVGATAFSQEQGGLDEEHIECIRAAANEAGPVGQWAVVRRVTAPFQRVEALLEAFSREFAAQGLDEALLTREGFESKAVVIVYQDPRGMAEVPMAIGLTVPGALRPRDPLTLERFLEPVAVRCSHMGPYERLNQVFEEIEKALPEGSRPTFPVWLRLMNDPRTVEPDLIHTDLVVPVVRPPALTDDERKRVADAVGAAGRVEYLLASQRFVGPIERIGEFLKQFMAAFEEQGLGESLAGAATAPLALVYSNPDLVREVEMEIGLPLVRRADVKEPLRLREVGFDRTVLYTHAGEYERLSAIHSEISQVARTAAQAPLEPTWPVALRLLTDPDTVATTDEIKTQFLVPLGAVGGG encoded by the coding sequence GTGAAAGACCTAACTTTGTTCGTTCGAAGCGTTCGCCTGGGAGCGGGCGCAGGGTTCACCGCACTGCTGGCGGGGGCGTCACTGCTGGCGGGGGCGTTATTCCTCGTGGGGGCGACGGCCTTTTCCCAGGAACAAGGAGGATTGGATGAAGAGCATATCGAGTGCATCCGCGCCGCGGCGAACGAGGCTGGGCCGGTGGGCCAATGGGCCGTCGTCCGGAGGGTCACGGCACCATTCCAGCGGGTGGAGGCCCTCCTCGAGGCGTTCTCGCGCGAGTTTGCAGCGCAGGGTCTGGATGAGGCGTTGTTGACCCGTGAGGGCTTCGAGTCGAAGGCCGTGGTGATCGTGTACCAGGATCCGAGGGGCATGGCCGAGGTTCCGATGGCCATCGGGTTGACGGTTCCGGGTGCGCTGCGACCGCGGGACCCCCTGACCCTGGAACGATTCCTCGAACCGGTGGCGGTGCGGTGTTCGCACATGGGTCCGTACGAGCGGCTGAACCAGGTGTTCGAGGAGATCGAGAAGGCGTTGCCCGAAGGGAGTCGGCCGACATTCCCGGTGTGGCTTCGGTTGATGAACGATCCCCGAACGGTCGAGCCCGACCTGATTCATACGGACCTCGTTGTCCCGGTCGTGCGGCCGCCTGCGCTGACCGACGACGAGAGGAAACGGGTGGCGGACGCCGTCGGGGCGGCGGGGCGGGTCGAGTACCTGCTGGCTTCGCAACGGTTCGTGGGCCCCATCGAGCGGATCGGAGAGTTTCTGAAGCAGTTCATGGCGGCGTTCGAAGAACAAGGCCTTGGGGAATCGCTGGCCGGTGCCGCGACGGCGCCCTTGGCGTTGGTGTACAGCAATCCCGACCTGGTGAGGGAGGTTGAGATGGAGATCGGGTTGCCACTGGTGCGGCGTGCCGACGTGAAGGAGCCGCTGCGACTGCGTGAGGTCGGGTTCGATCGGACGGTGCTCTACACCCACGCGGGTGAGTACGAACGTTTGTCGGCGATTCACTCGGAGATTTCGCAGGTCGCGCGAACGGCCGCGCAGGCTCCGTTGGAGCCCACATGGCCGGTGGCGTTGCGCCTGCTGACCGATCCGGACACGGTGGCCACCACCGACGAGATCAAGACGCAATTCCTCGTTCCCCTGGGGGCGGTCGGCGGGGGCTGA